From the genome of Variovorax sp. RA8, one region includes:
- a CDS encoding cation:proton antiporter: MSSFIPNDLLGFWSEWVRPSAGLPTVLWSLLLAAAAAAGHLVQRYTGMPKVVGYSVVGTVVGLAGFEGAMWPLQGISLFLLELGVAIVLFEAGGRLPLRWFRHNPMVLVQSLLEATLTYFGVFWVLHWMDVPDPVANPVALMAIVASPAVLSRVVMDTRGSGPVTERALTLATLNTFYALALGYAQAGLIEHAPLGLFQKLYPVAVVLGLSFVVGALMALSLRSALRVMSPTSENTSILLLAIIAAGAALAAHFGGSAPLAALIGGVLLKALHPKPWVWPRQLGTAASLLTMLMFVLVSVVAAQADWSLPVASVVLAVIAVRTVAKIAGVAIANPGSGASWRQALWVGCAMSPLSSIALLITSAFVTASPLLGAMITQIALPAILLMEVLGAVLATVAIHGAGESSRPWLPEAFSITEDTQR, encoded by the coding sequence ATGAGTTCTTTCATTCCCAACGACCTGCTGGGTTTCTGGTCCGAATGGGTGCGGCCCTCGGCGGGCCTGCCCACGGTGCTGTGGTCGCTGCTGCTGGCCGCTGCCGCCGCAGCCGGCCACCTGGTGCAGCGCTACACGGGCATGCCCAAGGTGGTCGGCTACTCGGTGGTCGGCACGGTGGTCGGCCTGGCGGGCTTCGAGGGCGCGATGTGGCCGCTGCAGGGCATCAGCCTGTTCCTGCTCGAGCTCGGCGTGGCGATCGTGCTGTTCGAGGCCGGCGGCCGGCTGCCGCTGCGCTGGTTCCGCCACAACCCGATGGTGCTGGTGCAGAGCCTGCTCGAAGCCACGCTGACCTACTTCGGCGTGTTCTGGGTGCTCCACTGGATGGATGTACCCGACCCGGTGGCCAACCCTGTCGCGCTGATGGCGATCGTGGCCTCGCCGGCGGTGCTGAGCCGGGTGGTGATGGACACCCGCGGCTCCGGCCCGGTGACCGAGCGCGCGCTGACGCTGGCCACGCTCAACACCTTCTATGCGCTGGCGCTGGGCTATGCGCAGGCCGGGCTGATCGAGCACGCGCCGCTGGGCCTGTTCCAGAAGCTCTACCCGGTAGCGGTGGTGCTGGGCCTGTCCTTCGTGGTGGGCGCGCTGATGGCGCTGTCGCTGCGCTCGGCGCTGCGGGTGATGAGCCCGACCAGCGAGAACACCTCGATCCTGCTGCTCGCGATCATCGCGGCCGGCGCCGCGCTGGCTGCGCATTTCGGCGGCTCGGCCCCGCTGGCGGCGCTGATCGGCGGCGTGCTGCTCAAGGCCCTGCATCCCAAGCCCTGGGTCTGGCCGCGGCAACTGGGCACCGCGGCCTCGCTGCTCACCATGCTGATGTTCGTGCTGGTGTCGGTCGTGGCGGCGCAGGCCGACTGGAGCCTGCCCGTAGCCAGCGTGGTGCTTGCGGTGATCGCCGTGCGCACGGTTGCCAAGATCGCGGGCGTGGCCATCGCCAACCCGGGCAGCGGCGCGAGCTGGCGCCAGGCCCTGTGGGTGGGCTGCGCAATGTCGCCGCTGTCGTCCATCGCGCTCTTGATCACCTCGGCCTTCGTCACCGCCTCGCCGCTGCTGGGTGCGATGATCACGCAGATCGCGCTGCCCGCCATCCTGCTGATGGAGGTGCTCGGCGCGGTGCTCGCCACCGTCGCCATCCACGGCGCCGGCGAAAGCTCCAGGCCCTGGCTGCCCGAGGCCTTCAGCATCACGGAGGACACGCAGCGATGA
- the apaG gene encoding Co2+/Mg2+ efflux protein ApaG, translating to MSSQPINVQVDPRYLPDQSSPEDRVYTFAYTITVTNTGRVAAQLISRHWLINDATGKTQEVKGLGVIGQQPLLAPGQSFRYTSGCRLQAPSGTMHGSYFFVTEHGERFDVAIPVFVLEADTGGPPVSRVLH from the coding sequence ATGTCCAGCCAACCGATCAACGTCCAGGTCGACCCGCGCTACCTGCCGGACCAGTCTTCGCCCGAAGACCGGGTCTACACCTTCGCCTACACGATCACCGTGACCAACACGGGTCGCGTGGCGGCGCAGCTGATCTCCCGGCACTGGCTCATCAACGACGCGACGGGAAAGACGCAAGAGGTCAAGGGCCTCGGCGTGATCGGCCAGCAGCCGCTCCTGGCGCCGGGGCAGTCCTTCCGATATACCAGCGGATGCCGGCTGCAGGCGCCCAGCGGTACCATGCATGGGAGCTACTTCTTCGTGACCGAGCACGGCGAACGCTTCGACGTCGCGATTCCCGTGTTCGTGCTGGAAGCCGACACGGGCGGCCCGCCCGTCTCGCGCGTGCTGCACTGA
- the rpe gene encoding ribulose-phosphate 3-epimerase, with protein MSSSRTFRIAPSILSADFARLGAEVSDVIAAGADWIHFDVMDNHYVPNLTFGPMVCQALKPHAKTAGGTPVPIDVHLMIEPVDALAAAFAQAGADYISFHPDASPHTHRSIQAIKAAGCKAGLVFNPGAGLEPLDWAIDDIDLILIMSVNPGFGGQSFIDSALRKIELARKRIEASGRDIRLEVDGGIKTDNIARVASAGADTFVAGSAIFNAKDYAGVIAEMRTRLEARP; from the coding sequence ATGAGCAGCAGCCGCACCTTCCGGATCGCCCCTTCCATCCTCTCGGCCGATTTCGCGCGCCTCGGCGCCGAAGTGAGCGATGTGATCGCCGCCGGCGCCGACTGGATCCATTTCGACGTCATGGACAACCACTACGTGCCGAACCTCACCTTCGGCCCCATGGTCTGCCAGGCGCTCAAGCCCCATGCGAAGACGGCCGGCGGCACGCCGGTGCCGATCGACGTGCACCTGATGATCGAGCCGGTGGATGCACTGGCCGCCGCCTTTGCCCAGGCCGGGGCCGACTACATCAGCTTCCATCCCGATGCGTCGCCCCACACGCACCGCAGCATCCAGGCCATCAAGGCGGCCGGCTGCAAGGCGGGGCTGGTGTTCAACCCGGGTGCGGGGCTGGAGCCGCTGGACTGGGCCATCGACGACATCGACCTGATCCTGATCATGAGCGTCAACCCGGGCTTCGGCGGCCAGAGCTTCATCGACTCGGCGCTGCGCAAGATCGAGCTCGCGCGCAAGCGCATCGAGGCCAGCGGGCGCGACATCCGCCTGGAGGTCGATGGCGGCATCAAGACCGACAACATCGCGCGCGTGGCCAGTGCCGGCGCGGACACCTTCGTGGCCGGCAGCGCCATCTTCAATGCCAAGGACTATGCGGGCGTGATCGCCGAGATGCGCACCCGCCTCGAAGCCAGGCCCTAG